One stretch of Armigeres subalbatus isolate Guangzhou_Male chromosome 2, GZ_Asu_2, whole genome shotgun sequence DNA includes these proteins:
- the LOC134214511 gene encoding uncharacterized protein LOC134214511: MPSSRLHRIFLYSFAICLFGTFVTIAAKIFPIANLPTSTNVIIIGTCMANLISVVALIIGIVAKRPELVKAVKIFSWVQLGAICFLICLALFLLYVVKVDVEHYDERVKPEL; this comes from the exons ATGCCTTCCAGCCGACTTCATCGGATATTTCTGTACAGCTTTGCCATCTGCCTGTTCGGAACCTTTGTGACAATCGCCGCCAAAATCTTCCCAATCGCGAATCTACCCACGA GTACCAATGTCATCATTATCGGCACATGTATGGCTAATTTGATTTCCGTGGTGGCGTTGATAATTGGAATCGTGGCG AAACGACCGGAGCTGGTGAAAGCCGTTAAAATATTCAGCTGGGTGCAACTGGGCGCCATCTGTTTCCTCATCTGTCTGGCGCTGTTTCTGCTGTACGTGGTCAAGGTGGATGTGGAGCACTACGACGAGCGGGTGAAGCCGGAACTGTGA